A window of Cryptomeria japonica chromosome 3, Sugi_1.0, whole genome shotgun sequence contains these coding sequences:
- the LOC131038723 gene encoding cytochrome P450 734A1 — protein sequence MDWFFWIPAVLSAALAIVLMEFVKLIWLKPLQSKKYFEAQGIQGPQYKLFYGNAPDIVRLARQESSEPLPLSEHNIVPRILPAHNHWMETYGQEFVFWFGTKPRLYVTHPELAKEILCNKFGHCDKIQYKLLAKPGLGRLDGEKWAQHRRILNPAFHTDLLKGMIPSIAESGIKMLREWSKLVSSGANEIDVFKEFCVLTSDIISCTAFGSSYAEGNRIFHLLDQQVLLSFEAIRSVHIPGFRFLPTRKNRRRWSLDNEIRRCILQVIERKEKNAGIENSGDYGTDLLGLMMASNKKEEGGKAQTNMSMTLDEIIAECQNFYIAGQETTAILLTWTMVLLGMHPEWQDRARKEVLEACGENDFPNADTVNALKIVGMIFNESLRLYPPAVTITRQTSKAMMLGRFSIPAGTQLEIPILQIHHDQALWGESVNEFNPERFGQGISKAAKHPMAFMPFALGPRICIGQNYALLEVKIILAMILQRFSFVISPNYMHAPVQSLLLKPQHGAQVILHMN from the exons ATGGACTGGTTTTTCTGGATTCCAGCTGTACTTTCAGCTGCTTTAGCAATAGTTCTGATGGAATTTGTTAAACTTATATGGTTGAAACCACTGCAAAGTAAAAAGTATTTTGAAGCCCAGGGGATTCAAGGTCCTCAATATAAGTTATTCTATGGAAATGCTCCTGATATTGTTAGATTGGCCAGGCAGGAAAGCTCTGAACCATTGCCTCTGTCGGAACACAATATAGTTCCTCGAATTCTTCCTGCCCATAATCATTGGATGGAAACATATG GTCAGGAATTTGTTTTCTGGTTTGGGACTAAACCCAGGCTTTATGTTACTCACCCTGAGCTTGCAAAGGAAATATTATGTAACAAGTTTGGACATTGTGACAAAATTCAATACAAGTTGCTTGCAAAACCAGGCCTTGGAAGGTTAGATGGAGAGAAATGGGCACAGCATCGAAGAATTCTCAATCCCGCTTTTCACACTGATCTCTTGAAG GGCATGATTCCCTCAATTGCAGAAAGTGGCATCAAAATGTTGAGAGAATGGAGCAAACTGGTGTCTTCAGGTGCCAATGAAATTGatgtttttaaagaattttgtgtaCTTACATCAGACATAATTTCATGCACAGCATTTGGAAGCAGTTATGCAGAGGGGAACCGCATTTTTCATTTGCTGGATCAACAAGTCCTCCTCTCTTTTGAAGCGATTCGCAGTGTTCATATTCCAGGCTTCAG GTTTCTTCCTACAAGAAAGAATAGGCGACGATGGTCATTGGACAATGAAATTAGAAGATGTATTTTGCAGGTGATTGAACGCAAAGAGAAGAATGCAGGCATTGAAAATTCGGGGGACTATGGCACTGATCTACTTGGTCTGATGATGGCTTCTAACAAGAAAGAGGAAGGAGGAAAGGCTCAAACAAACATGAGCATGACTCTAGATGAAATAATTGCTGAATGTCAGAACTTCTATATAGCTGGTCAGGAAACTACAGCAATCCTCTTGACATGGACTATGGTATTGCTAGGAATGCATCCAGAATGGCAAGATAGAGCACGCAAGGAGGTCTTGGAAGCATGCGGGGAAAATGACTTCCCAAATGCAGACACTGTAAATGCCctaaaaatt GTGGGGATGATATTTAATGAATCCTTGAGACTTTATCCACCAGCAGTGACAATAACACGGCAGACATCTAAGGCAATGATGCTTGGAAGGTTCTCAATTCCTGCAGGTACTCAGCTTGAGATTCCAATTCTTCAAATCCACCATGATCAAGCTTTGTGGGGAGAAAGTGTGAATGAATTCAATCCAGAGCGGTTTGGCCAGGGAATTTCAAAGGCTGCCAAGCATCCAATGGCATTCATGCCGTTTGCTTTAGGCCCGAGGATCTGCATTGGTCAAAACTATGCACTGCTAGAGGTGAAAATAATATTAGCCATGATTCTGCAACGGTTTTCCTTTGTGATTTCACCTAATTACATGCATGCACCTGTGCAATCACTCCTGCTTAAACCCCAACATGGAGCTCAGGTCATTCTTCATATGAATTAA